One region of Natronobacterium texcoconense genomic DNA includes:
- a CDS encoding transcription initiation factor IIB, with protein MTNNLTRQRERERSETEEDAHQSGERVCTECETDTLIKSDGRGELVCENCGLIVEEPNVDRGPEWRAFNHSERQSKSRVGAPITQAMHDKGLTTQIDWKNADAAGNSLSAEKRSQMSRLRKWQERIRTKDAGERNLQQALSEIDRMASALGVPRAVREVASVIYRRALDEDLIRGRSIEGVATGCLYAACRKEGIPRSLEEVAEVSRVERQEIGRTYRYVAQSLDLGMRPVDPHEFVPRFCSELEVSEEVHTKANEIITVTTEQGLLSGKSPTGFAAAAIYAASLLCHEKKTQREVADVAQVTEVTIRNRYQEQIEALGIQ; from the coding sequence GTGACGAATAATCTCACCCGTCAGCGAGAGCGCGAGAGGTCGGAAACGGAAGAAGACGCGCACCAGTCGGGGGAACGGGTGTGTACGGAATGTGAGACAGATACACTGATCAAAAGTGACGGACGGGGAGAACTCGTCTGTGAGAACTGTGGGCTGATCGTCGAGGAACCAAACGTCGATCGTGGCCCGGAGTGGCGCGCGTTCAACCACTCCGAGCGACAGAGCAAGTCCCGCGTCGGTGCACCGATTACGCAGGCGATGCACGACAAGGGGCTCACCACCCAGATCGACTGGAAGAATGCGGACGCCGCCGGGAACTCGCTGTCCGCCGAAAAGCGAAGTCAGATGAGCCGGCTTCGCAAGTGGCAAGAGCGCATTCGAACGAAAGACGCCGGCGAGCGAAACCTCCAGCAGGCACTCAGCGAGATCGACCGCATGGCGAGCGCACTGGGGGTCCCACGCGCGGTTCGCGAGGTCGCAAGCGTCATTTATCGACGGGCGCTCGACGAGGACCTCATCCGCGGTCGGTCGATCGAGGGCGTCGCAACCGGCTGTCTCTATGCAGCCTGTCGCAAAGAGGGAATCCCACGGAGTCTGGAGGAGGTCGCCGAGGTGTCACGCGTCGAGCGCCAAGAGATCGGCCGCACGTACCGGTACGTCGCCCAGAGCCTCGATCTGGGAATGCGGCCGGTCGACCCCCACGAGTTCGTCCCCCGGTTCTGTTCCGAACTCGAGGTGAGCGAAGAGGTTCACACCAAAGCAAACGAGATCATTACCGTGACCACTGAACAGGGACTGTTATCCGGCAAGTCACCGACGGGGTTCGCTGCTGCGGCGATTTATGCGGCCTCGTTGCTCTGTCACGAGAAGAAGACCCAGCGTGAAGTCGCAGACGTCGCCCAGGTGACGGAGGTCACGATCCGAAACCGGTATCAGGAGCAGATCGAAGCGCTAGGGATTCAGTAG
- a CDS encoding DUF5789 family protein, with protein MTNDNPAENAADDQLGTLDSILETHQYPTTTDDLIAEHGEFEVQSQDGETTLRELLEPIDDETYDSADEVQNRILRLLHR; from the coding sequence ATGACAAACGACAACCCCGCGGAGAACGCAGCGGACGACCAGCTCGGAACTCTCGATTCGATCCTCGAGACCCACCAGTATCCGACGACGACTGACGACCTGATCGCCGAACACGGAGAGTTCGAGGTTCAGTCCCAGGACGGAGAGACGACTCTTCGGGAGCTACTCGAGCCGATCGACGACGAAACGTACGACTCCGCCGACGAGGTCCAAAACCGGATACTGAGGCTGTTGCATCGATAG
- a CDS encoding radical SAM protein: protein MSTGHSTTPNYHDLENEEFERRIDDLRSRYADCDLCAYDCRVDRTAGNVGTCQVDDTAYVSAYFPHFGEEEPLKGHNGSGTIFLANCNMKCVFCQNFETSHEAEGDPATAGEIAEMMLELEANGCHNINFVSPTHHSPHLVEAVKIARDRGLDLPIVWNCGGYERAEIVERLEGIVDIYMPDVKWGDDAAAAKYSKAPGYWSNVTDSLREMHRQVGDLEIDDTGLATEGLLVRHLVMPNHVESAKRVLEFVAEEISEATFVDIMAQYRPYYKAREEEFYDEISRPITEDEYEAVVQHARDVGLENLYLDRSMLSRNRSIFGW from the coding sequence ATGAGCACCGGCCACTCGACGACGCCAAACTACCACGACCTCGAGAACGAGGAGTTCGAGCGGCGAATCGACGACCTTCGAAGTCGATACGCCGACTGTGACCTCTGTGCTTACGACTGTCGCGTCGATCGGACGGCGGGAAACGTCGGCACCTGCCAGGTCGACGACACCGCCTACGTCTCGGCGTACTTCCCACACTTCGGCGAGGAAGAGCCCCTGAAGGGGCACAACGGCAGCGGGACTATCTTCCTCGCCAACTGCAACATGAAGTGTGTCTTCTGCCAGAATTTCGAGACCAGCCACGAAGCCGAGGGCGACCCCGCGACGGCCGGCGAAATCGCCGAGATGATGCTGGAACTCGAGGCGAACGGCTGTCACAACATCAACTTCGTCTCGCCGACGCATCACTCGCCACATCTGGTCGAGGCCGTCAAGATTGCCAGAGATAGGGGGCTCGACCTGCCGATCGTCTGGAACTGCGGCGGCTACGAGCGCGCCGAGATCGTAGAGCGACTCGAGGGGATCGTCGATATCTACATGCCCGACGTGAAGTGGGGCGACGACGCTGCGGCGGCCAAGTACTCGAAAGCACCCGGCTACTGGTCGAACGTCACCGATTCGTTGCGCGAGATGCACCGGCAAGTCGGCGACCTCGAGATCGACGATACTGGACTCGCGACCGAGGGTCTGCTCGTCCGTCATCTGGTCATGCCCAACCACGTCGAGAGCGCGAAACGGGTACTCGAGTTCGTCGCCGAAGAGATCTCCGAGGCGACGTTCGTCGATATCATGGCCCAGTACCGACCCTACTACAAGGCCCGCGAGGAAGAGTTCTACGACGAGATCAGCCGGCCGATCACCGAAGACGAGTACGAGGCGGTCGTCCAGCACGCGCGAGACGTCGGACTCGAGAACCTGTACCTGGATCGCTCGATGCTCTCACGGAACCGGAGCATCTTCGGTTGGTAG
- a CDS encoding PKD domain-containing protein: MVADSSGGDGPGRRGLIRAIGTGIGATVGIAGTGVAAGDRDEPVSVTFGDQQSAGDAVTVAMVVTDVDVVVTVRHESRGELGRTEVEAETLVEGLEIPLTEPIGAETELELAVDAYQRSSGNGLARDTATVAFDGSLEVVAGLETRLVEADPDAGFDYPYYLYAPARLADAEATPMLVEPTNTGTATDEFDRHLEAADRTVEDGIGREIADALSSPFLVPVFPRPQRNPVSGDHYVHQLDDTTMAIDDGNLERVDLQLLAMVDDARNRLEERGYAVDDGIMLNGFSAAGNFVDRFAALHPEVVRSVTAGGLNGMAILPLEEAKGRRLAYHIGVANLEEVTGEPFDLEAFREVDQFRYMGELDNNDTIPFDDAWTDDELRETALAVYGHDIQRERFPFCKAVYDEVGVDAVFRSYEDVGHTPRPARADLVEFHERSLAGDDVDEIRADLGGNVPNLRAYIDHEPREPSVGEQVAFDATRSAVWDRDLVEYEWEFGDETATGDLVTHTFEDRGAHNVRLTATDDAGETYEDVVQIRVGSTPADEKPGFGLASGIAALGGFGYLLTRRLARDA, encoded by the coding sequence ATGGTAGCCGACTCGAGTGGGGGTGACGGACCCGGCCGGCGCGGGCTGATCCGAGCGATCGGGACAGGTATCGGCGCGACAGTCGGGATCGCAGGCACAGGGGTTGCTGCCGGCGACCGCGACGAACCTGTCTCGGTAACGTTCGGGGACCAGCAGTCCGCGGGCGACGCGGTTACCGTCGCGATGGTCGTCACGGACGTCGACGTCGTCGTCACCGTTCGCCACGAATCGCGAGGCGAACTCGGCCGCACGGAGGTCGAGGCGGAGACGCTCGTCGAAGGCCTCGAGATTCCGCTCACCGAACCGATCGGGGCGGAGACGGAACTCGAACTCGCCGTCGACGCCTACCAGCGGAGTTCGGGGAACGGCCTCGCTCGCGACACCGCCACCGTCGCGTTCGACGGGAGTCTCGAGGTGGTCGCGGGCCTCGAGACACGACTCGTCGAGGCCGATCCGGACGCTGGGTTCGACTATCCCTACTACCTCTACGCGCCGGCCCGACTCGCCGATGCGGAAGCGACACCGATGCTCGTCGAGCCGACCAACACGGGAACGGCCACCGACGAGTTCGATCGACACCTCGAGGCTGCCGACCGGACGGTCGAGGACGGTATCGGCCGGGAGATCGCGGACGCACTCTCGAGTCCGTTTCTCGTGCCGGTGTTCCCCCGGCCACAGCGAAACCCCGTCAGCGGCGACCACTACGTCCACCAGCTGGACGATACGACGATGGCGATCGACGACGGCAACCTCGAGCGGGTCGACCTACAATTGCTCGCGATGGTCGACGACGCACGGAATCGACTCGAGGAGCGTGGCTACGCCGTCGACGACGGGATCATGCTGAACGGCTTCTCCGCGGCAGGGAATTTCGTCGATCGATTCGCCGCGCTCCATCCCGAGGTGGTCCGGTCGGTCACAGCCGGTGGACTCAACGGGATGGCGATTCTCCCGCTCGAGGAGGCAAAAGGACGCCGACTGGCGTACCATATCGGCGTCGCCAACCTCGAGGAGGTGACCGGCGAGCCGTTCGACCTCGAGGCGTTTCGTGAGGTCGATCAGTTCCGGTATATGGGTGAACTCGACAACAACGACACGATCCCGTTCGACGACGCCTGGACCGACGACGAACTACGGGAGACGGCGCTCGCAGTCTACGGTCACGACATCCAGCGCGAACGGTTCCCGTTCTGCAAGGCCGTCTACGACGAAGTCGGCGTCGACGCCGTATTCCGGAGTTACGAAGACGTGGGCCACACGCCTCGACCGGCGCGGGCAGACCTCGTCGAGTTCCACGAACGGAGCCTCGCCGGGGACGACGTCGACGAGATCCGGGCGGATCTGGGCGGCAACGTTCCGAACCTCCGTGCCTACATCGATCACGAGCCACGGGAGCCGAGTGTCGGTGAACAGGTCGCCTTCGACGCGACCCGGTCTGCCGTCTGGGACCGCGACCTCGTCGAGTACGAGTGGGAGTTCGGCGACGAGACGGCGACCGGCGACCTCGTCACCCACACGTTCGAGGACCGCGGTGCCCACAACGTCCGATTGACCGCGACCGACGACGCGGGAGAGACCTACGAGGACGTCGTCCAGATCCGCGTCGGGTCTACCCCTGCCGACGAGAAGCCTGGGTTCGGTCTCGCGAGCGGAATCGCCGCGCTCGGCGGGTTCGGCTATCTCCTCACGCGGCGACTCGCTCGAGACGCGTGA
- a CDS encoding MFS transporter has protein sequence MDENRRQFWALYLTRFAEGFGFVALITLLPYYINELDPSGTTVLGVTISAGLIVGLYTSGFTFVQTLAIVPLSWAGDRFDKRTVLLVVLGFGMVVYALFPLVDSSASFIAVRALQGIVVTGAGLMTLSLVGQIATGGTRANYIGKANAASFAASIVGSLSAGVVYEAFGFGPVFAIVVAIMFVAWLGTFRYLERDVTRVAGFPFTDLALNRRILTVSSFRFQYAFSVTLVRTWIPIFAGVAAAEGGLAYGGLAVALTVVAEKFTNMCCQPFTGTLSDRYGRALFVFAGGAAYGLVALAVPFAPAIGAALGAPSEIVVGIPAMLAGLAVPLGAWFPLETIPSQVTLFGDVSPAFLPLVALSGLLGVADSFREPASMALFADEGTDDGGVASSFGIRELVWRPGSVIAPLLGGWLMYEVSMASVFYVGGAFALTGVGTFFAILAWRHGASALTEW, from the coding sequence GTGGACGAGAATCGCCGTCAGTTCTGGGCCCTCTATCTCACGCGATTCGCGGAAGGGTTCGGGTTCGTCGCGTTGATCACGCTGTTACCGTACTACATCAACGAACTCGATCCGTCGGGGACGACAGTCCTCGGAGTCACGATCAGCGCCGGGTTGATCGTCGGGCTCTACACGTCAGGGTTCACGTTCGTTCAGACGCTCGCTATCGTCCCGCTGTCCTGGGCCGGCGATCGGTTCGACAAGCGAACCGTGTTGCTCGTCGTGCTCGGATTCGGCATGGTCGTCTACGCGCTATTCCCGCTGGTCGACTCGAGCGCCTCGTTCATCGCAGTCCGCGCGCTCCAGGGGATCGTCGTCACCGGTGCCGGCCTGATGACGCTCTCACTGGTCGGCCAGATTGCGACGGGCGGGACGCGAGCGAACTACATCGGAAAAGCAAATGCCGCGAGTTTCGCCGCGTCGATCGTTGGCAGCCTCAGCGCAGGCGTCGTCTACGAGGCATTCGGGTTCGGACCGGTCTTCGCGATCGTCGTCGCCATCATGTTCGTCGCCTGGCTCGGTACCTTCCGGTACCTCGAGCGCGACGTCACCCGCGTCGCGGGCTTTCCGTTCACTGACCTCGCCCTGAACCGCCGAATTCTCACGGTCTCGAGTTTCCGGTTCCAGTACGCGTTCTCCGTTACGCTGGTCCGTACCTGGATCCCGATCTTCGCCGGTGTCGCCGCGGCCGAAGGCGGGCTCGCGTACGGCGGACTCGCGGTCGCGCTCACCGTCGTCGCCGAGAAGTTCACCAACATGTGCTGTCAGCCGTTCACCGGCACGCTCTCGGACCGGTATGGCCGCGCCCTGTTCGTCTTCGCCGGCGGTGCAGCCTACGGGCTGGTCGCGCTCGCCGTCCCGTTCGCGCCGGCGATCGGTGCGGCCCTCGGCGCACCCTCCGAAATCGTCGTCGGCATCCCCGCGATGCTCGCCGGACTCGCCGTTCCGCTCGGTGCGTGGTTCCCCCTCGAAACGATTCCCTCTCAGGTGACGCTGTTCGGCGACGTCTCCCCGGCCTTCCTCCCGCTGGTCGCGCTCTCCGGGCTGCTCGGCGTCGCCGATAGCTTCCGGGAGCCGGCGAGCATGGCACTGTTCGCCGACGAGGGGACCGACGACGGCGGCGTCGCCTCGAGTTTCGGCATCCGGGAACTCGTCTGGCGGCCGGGCAGCGTTATCGCGCCGCTGCTCGGTGGCTGGCTCATGTACGAGGTGAGCATGGCGTCGGTGTTCTACGTCGGCGGTGCGTTCGCGCTGACCGGCGTCGGAACGTTCTTCGCGATTCTCGCGTGGCGACACGGGGCGAGCGCGCTCACGGAGTGGTAA